A single genomic interval of Gouania willdenowi chromosome 10, fGouWil2.1, whole genome shotgun sequence harbors:
- the fam193b gene encoding protein FAM193B isoform X2: MARKKSKQQGVAQKELVPGQQAVPKNPVSPGDAAGGGGGDAGLDRLATIMANQPMHTCCLLCHREFKDWGAGAVNGFPGANGTKLADAVPALSQALLREAPGRKLADAVPSLSQSLLGEVPLWICQSCCKSVEEEERRSTQEQPTPVPLSHSSSCKSQSCGNGYPEQSTVDWDPSSFLSAHKLSGLWNSAHANGGEHCNHNTSPHSPQGVTLGSAFHEKRVLHEAPGKSAKTSGAKVCPYSHPSSQNSSGSTAGSPLSTSADLCMTTPKHFKTMCRRPTPPGEAFHPTEHHQHTDLSVPPNSPTGLSSQHSSLLPPKPNSGQHGQVSSCGSVVAAHAPFSPLVPSLHSPSAKLNSLSPDSPTSVHKLSPCKNSHIPAVSTQHSKLGSSVMSCNHSCNGHNPGTVAASNVNHLTAGACRDQACKGHKVTNGTLCHPPSEMEEVEDEDSSSERSSCASSSTNQKDGKYCDCCYCEFFGHNAPPAAPTSRNYAEIREKLRSRLTRRKEELPQRQDSELTVAGAIDNRDVDELLDFINSSEPKPVNSAKAAKRARHKQKKKEKAQQGNMGAAGSDPHSNPSEPADEAIPDGQGTSRLLDWPQMELERVNSFLTSRLEEIKNTIKDSIRASFSMYDLNLDVNDFPKKAATLEGNHLLSHLNGSSDLQQIDLDLSPLSLGTFKSHLDLVNGWEDTNNVSSLSSTVSGVSAALKDVQRLHNTPSLSKLIRVRSPERCNFSATDTLPQVPAQMMHKPKEDAPDPKTTAVGSNGAKSKKNKKQQQKPELSLPEQNSTKLTKAATGNEAQRTNESKEVAPNGLKSGNKASQHTADNQKNLAKKAEENRLSKHVANGANGAPVSVQRAKADPETRGSRGEQDPESKAPPTASANGPQLSKGKNKKGKNKGEKSNRDDVFLPKEGDPTDMDETDREVEYFKRFCLDSAKQTRQKVAVNWSNFSLKKASSNAAQ; the protein is encoded by the exons CCGATGCACACCTGCTGCCTCCTCTGCCACCGTGAGTTTAAGGACTGGGGTGCAGGCGCTGTCAACGGCTTTCCCGGGGCTAATGGAACAAAGCTGGCTGATGCCGTGCCTGCACTTTCCCAGGCCTTGTTAAGGGAGGCACCAGGTCGCAAGCTGGCTGATGCAGTGCCCTCGCTGTCTCAGTCCCTGCTGGGAGAGGTGCCTCTGTGGATCTGTCAGAGCTGCTGCAAAAGTgtggaagaggaggagaggcGAAGCACGCAGGAACAGCCCACACCG GTACCGTTGTCACACTCTTCCTCCTGTAAGTCCCAAAGCTGTGGGAATGGTTACCCGGAGCAAAGCACCGTGGATTGGGACCCCAGTTCTTTCCTGTCAGCCCACAAACTGTCAGGTCTCTGGAACTCTGCCCACGCCAATGGAGGCGAACACTGCAACCACAACACTTCTCCACACTCACCACAAG GTGTAACATTAGGTTCAGCTTTTCATGAAAAAAGAGTACTCCATGAAGCACCTGGGAAATCTGCAAAAACATCAGGGGCCAAAGTTTGTCCGTATAGTCACCCGTCATCCCAGAATTCCAGTGGATCCACTGCTGGAAGCCCCTTGTCTACCTCAGCAGACCTTTGTATGACCACACCCAAGCACTTCAAGACCATGTGTCGTCGACCCACACCACCAG GTGAAGCCTTCCACCCCACTGAGCACCATCAACACACGGACCTATCAGTACCCCCCAACAGTCCCACAGGCCTTTCATCCCAGCATTCCTCCCTTCTACCCCCCAAGCCAAACTCCGGGCAGCACGGACAAGTGTCCTCCTGTGGTTCAGTTGTGGCGGCCCACGCTCCCTTTTCCCCACTGGTACCAAGCCTTCATAGCCCCTCAGCAAAACTCAATTCTCTAAGTCCAGATAGCCCAACATCTGTCCACAAACTTAGTCCATGCAAAAACTCCCACATTCCCGCCGTGAGCACCCAGCACAGCAAACTGGGATCGTCTGTCATGAGCTGTAACCACTCCTGTAACGGTCACAATCCAGGGACGGTGGCCGCCTCCAATGTCAATCATCTGACAGCAGGGGCCTGCAG GGACCAAGCATGTAAGGGCCACAAAGTAACAAACGGGACGTTATGCCATCCACCGTCTGAgatggaggaggtggaggatgAAGACAGCAGCTCTGAGAGAAGCTCCTGTGCCTCCTCCTCCACCAACCAGAAGGACGGGAAGTACTGCGACTGCTGCTACTGCGAGTTCTTTGGACACAATGCG CCTCCAGCTGCACCGACGAGCCGGAACTACGCAGAGATCCGAGAGAAGCTTCGCTCACGTCTCACGCGACGCAAAGAGGAGCTTCCTCAACGTCAGGATTCGGAGCTGACGGTGGCTGGTGCCATCGACAACCGAGACGTAGACGAGCTGCTCGATTTTATAAACAGTTCAGAACCCAAACCTGTCAACAGTGCCAAGGCTGCAAAAAGGGCTCgacacaaacaaaagaaaaag GAGAAGGCTCAGCAGGGCAACATGGGAGCTGCAGGCAGTGACCCCCACTCCAATCCATCTGAACCTGCTGACGAAGCCATCCCTGACGGGCAAGGGACGAGTCGACTGCTCGACTGGCCTCAGATGGAACTTGAACGCGTCAACAGCTTCCTTACGAGTCGTCTGGAGGAGATTAAGAACACTATCAAAGACTCAATCCGGGCCTCGTTTAGTATGTACGACCTCAATCTGGACGTCAATGACTTCCCAAAGAAGGCGGCCACATTGGAGGGCAACCATTTACTCTCTCATCTCAATGGTTCCTCTGACTTGCAGCAGATAGACCTTGATCTTTCTCCACTTTCACTGGGTACATTTAAGAGCCACTTGGACCTAGTTAATGGGTGGGAAGACACAAATAATGTCTCCTCCCTTAGCTCCACAGTGTCAGGAGTCAGCGCTGCTTTAAAGGATGTCCAACGGTTACACAACACGCCCAGTCTCTCAAAGCTCATCAGAGTTCGGTCCCCTGAAAGATGCAACTTTTCAGCAACTGACACTTTGCCACAAGTGCCAGCCCAAATGATGCATAAACCGAAGGAAGACGCACCTGACCCCAAAACCACAGCGGTTGGAAGTAATGGCGCAAAGTCGAAGAAGAATAAGAAACAGCAGCAAAAGCCGGAACTGTCTCTGCCAGAGCAAAACTCAACTAAACTAACCAAAGCTGCCACAGGAAACGAAGCACAGAGAACCAATGAGTCGAAAGAAGTTGCTCCGAATGGCTTAAAGTCTGGAAACAAAGCATCTCAGCACACTGCAGACAACCAAAAAAACTTGGCCAAGAAAGCAGAAGAAAACCGATTGTCTAAACATGTTGCAAATGGAGCAAACGGTGCTCCAGTGAGTGTACAACGGGCAAAAGCTGACCCAGAGACACGAGGAAGCCGAGGGGAGCAGGATCCAGAAAGCAAAGCTCCGCCCACAGCGTCAGCCAATGGGCCGCAACTATCTAAGGGCAAGAACAAGAAGGGCAAGAACAAGGGAGAAAAATCCAACCGCG ATGATGTATTTCTCCCTAAAGAAGGAGATCCAACAGACATGGATGAGACTGATCGTGAAGTGGAATACTTTAAAAG gTTTTGTCTGGATTCTGCGAAGCAAACTCGGCAGAAAGTAGCGGTGAACTGGTCCAACTTCAGCCTCAAAAAGGCTTCTTCCAATGCAGCTCAATAA
- the fam193b gene encoding protein FAM193B isoform X1 — protein sequence MARKKSKQQGVAQKELVPGQQAVPKNPVSPGDAAGGGGGDAGLDRLATIMANQPMHTCCLLCHREFKDWGAGAVNGFPGANGTKLADAVPALSQALLREAPGRKLADAVPSLSQSLLGEVPLWICQSCCKSVEEEERRSTQEQPTPVPLSHSSSCKSQSCGNGYPEQSTVDWDPSSFLSAHKLSGLWNSAHANGGEHCNHNTSPHSPQGVTLGSAFHEKRVLHEAPGKSAKTSGAKVCPYSHPSSQNSSGSTAGSPLSTSADLCMTTPKHFKTMCRRPTPPGEAFHPTEHHQHTDLSVPPNSPTGLSSQHSSLLPPKPNSGQHGQVSSCGSVVAAHAPFSPLVPSLHSPSAKLNSLSPDSPTSVHKLSPCKNSHIPAVSTQHSKLGSSVMSCNHSCNGHNPGTVAASNVNHLTAGACRDQACKGHKVTNGTLCHPPSEMEEVEDEDSSSERSSCASSSTNQKDGKYCDCCYCEFFGHNAPPAAPTSRNYAEIREKLRSRLTRRKEELPQRQDSELTVAGAIDNRDVDELLDFINSSEPKPVNSAKAAKRARHKQKKKEKAQQGNMGAAGSDPHSNPSEPADEAIPDGQGTSRLLDWPQMELERVNSFLTSRLEEIKNTIKDSIRASFSMYDLNLDVNDFPKKAATLEGNHLLSHLNGSSDLQQIDLDLSPLSLGTFKSHLDLVNGWEDTNNVSSLSSTVSGVSAALKDVQRLHNTPSLSKLIRVRSPERCNFSATDTLPQVPAQMMHKPKEDAPDPKTTAVGSNGAKSKKNKKQQQKPELSLPEQNSTKLTKAATGNEAQRTNESKEVAPNGLKSGNKASQHTADNQKNLAKKAEENRLSKHVANGANGAPVSVQRAKADPETRGSRGEQDPESKAPPTASANGPQLSKGKNKKGKNKGEKSNRGIDDVFLPKEGDPTDMDETDREVEYFKRFCLDSAKQTRQKVAVNWSNFSLKKASSNAAQ from the exons CCGATGCACACCTGCTGCCTCCTCTGCCACCGTGAGTTTAAGGACTGGGGTGCAGGCGCTGTCAACGGCTTTCCCGGGGCTAATGGAACAAAGCTGGCTGATGCCGTGCCTGCACTTTCCCAGGCCTTGTTAAGGGAGGCACCAGGTCGCAAGCTGGCTGATGCAGTGCCCTCGCTGTCTCAGTCCCTGCTGGGAGAGGTGCCTCTGTGGATCTGTCAGAGCTGCTGCAAAAGTgtggaagaggaggagaggcGAAGCACGCAGGAACAGCCCACACCG GTACCGTTGTCACACTCTTCCTCCTGTAAGTCCCAAAGCTGTGGGAATGGTTACCCGGAGCAAAGCACCGTGGATTGGGACCCCAGTTCTTTCCTGTCAGCCCACAAACTGTCAGGTCTCTGGAACTCTGCCCACGCCAATGGAGGCGAACACTGCAACCACAACACTTCTCCACACTCACCACAAG GTGTAACATTAGGTTCAGCTTTTCATGAAAAAAGAGTACTCCATGAAGCACCTGGGAAATCTGCAAAAACATCAGGGGCCAAAGTTTGTCCGTATAGTCACCCGTCATCCCAGAATTCCAGTGGATCCACTGCTGGAAGCCCCTTGTCTACCTCAGCAGACCTTTGTATGACCACACCCAAGCACTTCAAGACCATGTGTCGTCGACCCACACCACCAG GTGAAGCCTTCCACCCCACTGAGCACCATCAACACACGGACCTATCAGTACCCCCCAACAGTCCCACAGGCCTTTCATCCCAGCATTCCTCCCTTCTACCCCCCAAGCCAAACTCCGGGCAGCACGGACAAGTGTCCTCCTGTGGTTCAGTTGTGGCGGCCCACGCTCCCTTTTCCCCACTGGTACCAAGCCTTCATAGCCCCTCAGCAAAACTCAATTCTCTAAGTCCAGATAGCCCAACATCTGTCCACAAACTTAGTCCATGCAAAAACTCCCACATTCCCGCCGTGAGCACCCAGCACAGCAAACTGGGATCGTCTGTCATGAGCTGTAACCACTCCTGTAACGGTCACAATCCAGGGACGGTGGCCGCCTCCAATGTCAATCATCTGACAGCAGGGGCCTGCAG GGACCAAGCATGTAAGGGCCACAAAGTAACAAACGGGACGTTATGCCATCCACCGTCTGAgatggaggaggtggaggatgAAGACAGCAGCTCTGAGAGAAGCTCCTGTGCCTCCTCCTCCACCAACCAGAAGGACGGGAAGTACTGCGACTGCTGCTACTGCGAGTTCTTTGGACACAATGCG CCTCCAGCTGCACCGACGAGCCGGAACTACGCAGAGATCCGAGAGAAGCTTCGCTCACGTCTCACGCGACGCAAAGAGGAGCTTCCTCAACGTCAGGATTCGGAGCTGACGGTGGCTGGTGCCATCGACAACCGAGACGTAGACGAGCTGCTCGATTTTATAAACAGTTCAGAACCCAAACCTGTCAACAGTGCCAAGGCTGCAAAAAGGGCTCgacacaaacaaaagaaaaag GAGAAGGCTCAGCAGGGCAACATGGGAGCTGCAGGCAGTGACCCCCACTCCAATCCATCTGAACCTGCTGACGAAGCCATCCCTGACGGGCAAGGGACGAGTCGACTGCTCGACTGGCCTCAGATGGAACTTGAACGCGTCAACAGCTTCCTTACGAGTCGTCTGGAGGAGATTAAGAACACTATCAAAGACTCAATCCGGGCCTCGTTTAGTATGTACGACCTCAATCTGGACGTCAATGACTTCCCAAAGAAGGCGGCCACATTGGAGGGCAACCATTTACTCTCTCATCTCAATGGTTCCTCTGACTTGCAGCAGATAGACCTTGATCTTTCTCCACTTTCACTGGGTACATTTAAGAGCCACTTGGACCTAGTTAATGGGTGGGAAGACACAAATAATGTCTCCTCCCTTAGCTCCACAGTGTCAGGAGTCAGCGCTGCTTTAAAGGATGTCCAACGGTTACACAACACGCCCAGTCTCTCAAAGCTCATCAGAGTTCGGTCCCCTGAAAGATGCAACTTTTCAGCAACTGACACTTTGCCACAAGTGCCAGCCCAAATGATGCATAAACCGAAGGAAGACGCACCTGACCCCAAAACCACAGCGGTTGGAAGTAATGGCGCAAAGTCGAAGAAGAATAAGAAACAGCAGCAAAAGCCGGAACTGTCTCTGCCAGAGCAAAACTCAACTAAACTAACCAAAGCTGCCACAGGAAACGAAGCACAGAGAACCAATGAGTCGAAAGAAGTTGCTCCGAATGGCTTAAAGTCTGGAAACAAAGCATCTCAGCACACTGCAGACAACCAAAAAAACTTGGCCAAGAAAGCAGAAGAAAACCGATTGTCTAAACATGTTGCAAATGGAGCAAACGGTGCTCCAGTGAGTGTACAACGGGCAAAAGCTGACCCAGAGACACGAGGAAGCCGAGGGGAGCAGGATCCAGAAAGCAAAGCTCCGCCCACAGCGTCAGCCAATGGGCCGCAACTATCTAAGGGCAAGAACAAGAAGGGCAAGAACAAGGGAGAAAAATCCAACCGCGGTATTG ATGATGTATTTCTCCCTAAAGAAGGAGATCCAACAGACATGGATGAGACTGATCGTGAAGTGGAATACTTTAAAAG gTTTTGTCTGGATTCTGCGAAGCAAACTCGGCAGAAAGTAGCGGTGAACTGGTCCAACTTCAGCCTCAAAAAGGCTTCTTCCAATGCAGCTCAATAA
- the fam193b gene encoding protein FAM193B isoform X3, with translation MARKKSKQQGVAQKELVPGQQAVPKNPVSPGDAAGGGGGDAGLDRLATIMANQVPLSHSSSCKSQSCGNGYPEQSTVDWDPSSFLSAHKLSGLWNSAHANGGEHCNHNTSPHSPQGVTLGSAFHEKRVLHEAPGKSAKTSGAKVCPYSHPSSQNSSGSTAGSPLSTSADLCMTTPKHFKTMCRRPTPPGEAFHPTEHHQHTDLSVPPNSPTGLSSQHSSLLPPKPNSGQHGQVSSCGSVVAAHAPFSPLVPSLHSPSAKLNSLSPDSPTSVHKLSPCKNSHIPAVSTQHSKLGSSVMSCNHSCNGHNPGTVAASNVNHLTAGACRDQACKGHKVTNGTLCHPPSEMEEVEDEDSSSERSSCASSSTNQKDGKYCDCCYCEFFGHNAPPAAPTSRNYAEIREKLRSRLTRRKEELPQRQDSELTVAGAIDNRDVDELLDFINSSEPKPVNSAKAAKRARHKQKKKEKAQQGNMGAAGSDPHSNPSEPADEAIPDGQGTSRLLDWPQMELERVNSFLTSRLEEIKNTIKDSIRASFSMYDLNLDVNDFPKKAATLEGNHLLSHLNGSSDLQQIDLDLSPLSLGTFKSHLDLVNGWEDTNNVSSLSSTVSGVSAALKDVQRLHNTPSLSKLIRVRSPERCNFSATDTLPQVPAQMMHKPKEDAPDPKTTAVGSNGAKSKKNKKQQQKPELSLPEQNSTKLTKAATGNEAQRTNESKEVAPNGLKSGNKASQHTADNQKNLAKKAEENRLSKHVANGANGAPVSVQRAKADPETRGSRGEQDPESKAPPTASANGPQLSKGKNKKGKNKGEKSNRGIDDVFLPKEGDPTDMDETDREVEYFKRFCLDSAKQTRQKVAVNWSNFSLKKASSNAAQ, from the exons GTACCGTTGTCACACTCTTCCTCCTGTAAGTCCCAAAGCTGTGGGAATGGTTACCCGGAGCAAAGCACCGTGGATTGGGACCCCAGTTCTTTCCTGTCAGCCCACAAACTGTCAGGTCTCTGGAACTCTGCCCACGCCAATGGAGGCGAACACTGCAACCACAACACTTCTCCACACTCACCACAAG GTGTAACATTAGGTTCAGCTTTTCATGAAAAAAGAGTACTCCATGAAGCACCTGGGAAATCTGCAAAAACATCAGGGGCCAAAGTTTGTCCGTATAGTCACCCGTCATCCCAGAATTCCAGTGGATCCACTGCTGGAAGCCCCTTGTCTACCTCAGCAGACCTTTGTATGACCACACCCAAGCACTTCAAGACCATGTGTCGTCGACCCACACCACCAG GTGAAGCCTTCCACCCCACTGAGCACCATCAACACACGGACCTATCAGTACCCCCCAACAGTCCCACAGGCCTTTCATCCCAGCATTCCTCCCTTCTACCCCCCAAGCCAAACTCCGGGCAGCACGGACAAGTGTCCTCCTGTGGTTCAGTTGTGGCGGCCCACGCTCCCTTTTCCCCACTGGTACCAAGCCTTCATAGCCCCTCAGCAAAACTCAATTCTCTAAGTCCAGATAGCCCAACATCTGTCCACAAACTTAGTCCATGCAAAAACTCCCACATTCCCGCCGTGAGCACCCAGCACAGCAAACTGGGATCGTCTGTCATGAGCTGTAACCACTCCTGTAACGGTCACAATCCAGGGACGGTGGCCGCCTCCAATGTCAATCATCTGACAGCAGGGGCCTGCAG GGACCAAGCATGTAAGGGCCACAAAGTAACAAACGGGACGTTATGCCATCCACCGTCTGAgatggaggaggtggaggatgAAGACAGCAGCTCTGAGAGAAGCTCCTGTGCCTCCTCCTCCACCAACCAGAAGGACGGGAAGTACTGCGACTGCTGCTACTGCGAGTTCTTTGGACACAATGCG CCTCCAGCTGCACCGACGAGCCGGAACTACGCAGAGATCCGAGAGAAGCTTCGCTCACGTCTCACGCGACGCAAAGAGGAGCTTCCTCAACGTCAGGATTCGGAGCTGACGGTGGCTGGTGCCATCGACAACCGAGACGTAGACGAGCTGCTCGATTTTATAAACAGTTCAGAACCCAAACCTGTCAACAGTGCCAAGGCTGCAAAAAGGGCTCgacacaaacaaaagaaaaag GAGAAGGCTCAGCAGGGCAACATGGGAGCTGCAGGCAGTGACCCCCACTCCAATCCATCTGAACCTGCTGACGAAGCCATCCCTGACGGGCAAGGGACGAGTCGACTGCTCGACTGGCCTCAGATGGAACTTGAACGCGTCAACAGCTTCCTTACGAGTCGTCTGGAGGAGATTAAGAACACTATCAAAGACTCAATCCGGGCCTCGTTTAGTATGTACGACCTCAATCTGGACGTCAATGACTTCCCAAAGAAGGCGGCCACATTGGAGGGCAACCATTTACTCTCTCATCTCAATGGTTCCTCTGACTTGCAGCAGATAGACCTTGATCTTTCTCCACTTTCACTGGGTACATTTAAGAGCCACTTGGACCTAGTTAATGGGTGGGAAGACACAAATAATGTCTCCTCCCTTAGCTCCACAGTGTCAGGAGTCAGCGCTGCTTTAAAGGATGTCCAACGGTTACACAACACGCCCAGTCTCTCAAAGCTCATCAGAGTTCGGTCCCCTGAAAGATGCAACTTTTCAGCAACTGACACTTTGCCACAAGTGCCAGCCCAAATGATGCATAAACCGAAGGAAGACGCACCTGACCCCAAAACCACAGCGGTTGGAAGTAATGGCGCAAAGTCGAAGAAGAATAAGAAACAGCAGCAAAAGCCGGAACTGTCTCTGCCAGAGCAAAACTCAACTAAACTAACCAAAGCTGCCACAGGAAACGAAGCACAGAGAACCAATGAGTCGAAAGAAGTTGCTCCGAATGGCTTAAAGTCTGGAAACAAAGCATCTCAGCACACTGCAGACAACCAAAAAAACTTGGCCAAGAAAGCAGAAGAAAACCGATTGTCTAAACATGTTGCAAATGGAGCAAACGGTGCTCCAGTGAGTGTACAACGGGCAAAAGCTGACCCAGAGACACGAGGAAGCCGAGGGGAGCAGGATCCAGAAAGCAAAGCTCCGCCCACAGCGTCAGCCAATGGGCCGCAACTATCTAAGGGCAAGAACAAGAAGGGCAAGAACAAGGGAGAAAAATCCAACCGCGGTATTG ATGATGTATTTCTCCCTAAAGAAGGAGATCCAACAGACATGGATGAGACTGATCGTGAAGTGGAATACTTTAAAAG gTTTTGTCTGGATTCTGCGAAGCAAACTCGGCAGAAAGTAGCGGTGAACTGGTCCAACTTCAGCCTCAAAAAGGCTTCTTCCAATGCAGCTCAATAA
- the ddx41 gene encoding putative ATP-dependent RNA helicase DDX41, protein METESRAKKKSLGEDGRSGSEGSEDDDYVPYVPVKIRKQQMLQKMLRLRGKAVDEEQKDSGEEQRDEDEGLGPRSNVSLLDQHQHLKEKAEARKESAKEKQLKEEEKILQSVAEGRALMSVKEMAKGIIYDDPIKTGWKAPRYILNMPDSRHERVRKKYHILVDGDGTPPPIKSFREMKLPPAILKGLKKKGIIHPTPIQIQGIPTILSGRDMIGIAFTGSGKTLVFILPIIMFSLEQEKRLPFFKREGPYGLIICPSRELARQTHSIIEYYCKLLEEEGAPQLRSALCIGGMSVKDQMEAVKNGVHMMVATPGRLMDLLQKKMVSLDTCRYLTLDEADRMIDMGFEEDIRTIFSYFKGQRQTLLFSATMPKKIQNFAKSALVKPITINVGRAGAASLDVIQEVEYVKEEAKMVYLLECLQKTPPPVLMFAEKKADVDAIHEYLLLKGVEAVAIHGGKDQEERTKAIEAFKEGKKDVLVATDVASKGLDFPAIQHVVNYDMPEEIENYVHRIGRTGRSGKTGIATTFINKGCDESVLMDLKALLVEAKQKVPPVLQILQTGDETMLDIGDERGCTFCGGLGHRITDCPKLEAMQTKQVTNIGRKDYLAHSSMDF, encoded by the exons atggaaactGAAAGTCGGGCTAAAAAG AAGTCCCTCGGGGAAGATGGGAGATCTGGCTCAGAAGGATCAGAGGATGACGATTATGTTCCATACGTTCCGGTCAAAATCAGGAAACAACAAATG CTACAGAAGATGCTGCGTTTGCGTGGAAAGGCGGTAGATGAAGAGCAGAAGGACAGTGGGGAGGAGCAGAGGGATGAGGATGAGGGTCTCGGTCCGCGTTCCAACGTCAGTCTCCTTGATCAGCATCAGCACCTCAAAGAAAAAGCTGAAG CACGCAAAGAGTCGGCCAAAGAGAAGCAGCTCAAAGAGGAAGAGAAGATCCTTCAGAGCGTAGCAGAGGGCAGag CTTTAATGTCTGTAAAGGAAATGGCCAAAGGCATCATATATGACGACCCAATAAAGACAGG TTGGAAGGCACCACGCTACATCCTGAACATGCCAGACAGCAGACATGAGCGCGTCAGGAAGAAGTATCACATACTGGTGGATGGAGACGGGACCCCTCCTCCAATCAAGAGCTTCAGAGAGATGAAGCTTCCACCTG CTATTCTTAAAGGTTTAAAGAAGAAAGGCATCATTCATCCAACACCAATTCAAATACAGGGAATCCCCACAAT CCTGTCAGGTCGGGACATGATCGGCATCGCCTTCACAGGCTCAGGAAAGACTTTAGTCTTCATTCTGCCCATCATCATGTTTTCACTGGAGCAGGAAAAAAGGCTGCCATTCTTTAAGAGAGAAGGACCATATGGACTCATCATCTGTCCTTCA CGAGAGTTGGCGAGGCAGACCCACAGCATCATCGAGTATTACTGCAAGCTGCTGGAGGAGGAAGGAGCGCCTCAGCTCCGCTCGGCCCTCTGCATCGGAGGGATGTCTGTCAAGGACCAGATGGAGGCGGTAAAAAA TGGTGTTCACATGATGGTAGCCACACCTGGAAGATTAATGGACCTGCTGCAAAAGAAGATGGTGAGTCTGGACACTTGCCGCTACCTGACTCTGGATGAAGCTGACAGGATGATTGACATGGGCTTTGAAGAGGACATCAGGaccattttttcttatttcaag GGTCAAAGGCAAACCCTGCTTTTCAGTGCCACTATGCCCAAGAAGATCCAGAACTTTGCCAAAAGTGCTCTGGTCAAACCTATCACTATCAACGTGGGCCGGGCTGGAGCTGCGAGCTTGGACGTCATCCAG GAGGTAGAATATGTGAAGGAAGAGGCAAAGATGGTGTACCTGCTGGAGTGTCTACAGAAAACGCCCCCACCA GTGCTGATGTTTGCAGAGAAGAAGGCAGACGTAGACGCCATCCACGAGTATCTCCTACTCAAAGGTGTTGAGGCAGTGGCCATACATGGAGGAAAAG atcAAGAAGAAAGAACCAAAGCTATCGAGGCTTTCAAAGAGGGGAAGAAAGATGTTCTGGTTGCTACAGATGTTGCTTCCAAAGGTTTGGACTTCCCTGCCATCCAGCATGTGGTAAACTACGACATGCCTGAAGAGATAGAAAACTATG TCCACAGGATTGGAAGAACTGGGCGATCAGGCAAGACTGGTATTGCAACAACATTCATCAATAAAGGCTGTG ATGAGTCTGTGTTGATGGATCTTAAGGCTCTGCTAGTCGAAGCAAAACAGAAAGTTCCCCCAGTTCTCCAGATTCTTCAAACAGGAGATGAGACCATGCTGGACATCGGAG ACGAGAGGGGCTGTACGTTTTGTGGTGGTCTCGGCCATCGTATCACAGACTGTCCAAAACTGGAGGCCATGCAGACCAAGCAGGTCACCAACATCGGACGGAAAGACTACCTGGCTCACAGCTCAATGGACTTCTGA